Genomic segment of Longimicrobiaceae bacterium:
AGCCGGCGCCCTCCGTCGCCTCCCAGGCGACGCTCAGGCCGCTTACCGCGCGCCCGAGCCGGTCCACCGCCCTGACCCCGAGCGGGCCGGAGAGCGTGCGCCCGACGGTGCCGGTCTGCGCGTCGCCGCTCCAGGGGGACAGGACGATGCTCCCCGGCCGTGCTTCCGCGGCCGCCCGGAACTGCGCGTGTGCCTCCGCCACCCCCGCGGCCCGTGCCCCCACCGCCTGCGCCCCGACCGCCGGTCCCAGGGCCCACCGGGCTTTCACCAGGCCCGAATCGTTGGTGGCCGTGGCGGCGGGAGAGACGGCTCCCCCGCCCGCGCTCACCAGCCACGCCACCGCGACGTTCGGGACGGGATTGCCGTACCGGTCGGCGACGCGGACCACAAGCGAGTCCGAGAGGACTCCCGCGACCTCGCCCGATTGCCCGTTGCCGCTCGTCGGCGCCGCGAGGGCAACGGCTTCCGGTCTCGCGGTCGCCGTGAAGAGGACGGGCGCGATCTCGCCTACTGCGGCTTTAGCGCCCTGCGTGCCGGCGCTCGGACCGAGGGTCCAGCTCGCCCGGGCCACTCCTTCCATGTCCGTGACGGACGTGGCCGGGTCCACGGCGCCGCCACCCGCCGTGACGGACCAGGCGACCGTGACGCCGCCCATGGCTCTGCCCCTGTCGTCCAGAACGCGGACCGCCAGTGCAGTCGGAAGCGTGCTTCCGACCGTCCCGGTCAGAGCGTCGACGGTGACCGCCTGGACCTGTGCCGCCTCGTGGCTTCCCGTCGGGGGGGCGCCGTCGCAGCCGACGGCAAAGGTGATCGCAAGGAGCGGGAGGAGGCCCCATGGTGCGCGCATGAGATGTTCCGGGAGGCGGGTAGTGTGGAGGGAAAGGCTGCTCGCCGAACGGTCCGCAATCTAGGCGCTGAGTCACGCAATGCGCAATAAA
This window contains:
- a CDS encoding Ig-like domain-containing protein, which translates into the protein MRAPWGLLPLLAITFAVGCDGAPPTGSHEAAQVQAVTVDALTGTVGSTLPTALAVRVLDDRGRAMGGVTVAWSVTAGGGAVDPATSVTDMEGVARASWTLGPSAGTQGAKAAVGEIAPVLFTATARPEAVALAAPTSGNGQSGEVAGVLSDSLVVRVADRYGNPVPNVAVAWLVSAGGGAVSPAATATNDSGLVKARWALGPAVGAQAVGARAAGVAEAHAQFRAAAEARPGSIVLSPWSGDAQTGTVGRTLSGPLGVRAVDRLGRAVSGLSVAWEATEGAG